From the genome of Neomonachus schauinslandi chromosome 1, ASM220157v2, whole genome shotgun sequence:
GAGTAGTGTGGCCAACTGGTGTTCCAACTGACCCTGCCATGTGACCATGGAGAAGCTACTGTACTGGGATGCCCCAGGGTCCACTCCATTCTGGCCTATCTGGAAGCCCCCACTGCTACAAGGGCCCATAGTTCCCTAAAACACAAAGAActgtctttgaaaaatgttatccATCTGTCTCACCTCTGGGGAACACAAGGTCATGGAAGATGAAGCCTGACCCCTGACTCAGCAGCAGCCGGCCTTTCCTTAACCAGTTTGTCCCTCGAGCACTGTGGAGCTGAGGTGCGGGCTGACTGCAGGACATGTGCCCTGGAAGATGCAGCCGGGGTGGGCAGAAGCACTGCCCgtgttgggggaggggccagAAGCAGATGGCACCCGTGTGTCTGGTTACCTTCATGGCTAAGGGCTTCATTCTAGGTCAGCTTATCTGCCTCCAACAGGACTCCCCACTCAGGGCTGCCAAGGAGTTGTGGGCTCtgcagagggcagggggcaggggcgtGCTGGTGCTGGTCCGTGCCCAGTAGCAGCTTTCCAGCAGTGGCCGCTACCCTGGGTGCTCGgcttcccttcccaccccaccactccTTCGCTGCAAAGCCTCTCCCTCCGTACTTCTTCCCGCCTGTCTTGCTActgcctcctcttctcctttGCACACGGGGCTGCAGTAGACTCGGCTCAGAGGAGCAGAAGTGTCCGAAAGAGCCTTGTCCTGTTAGTGTTTAAAACGCCCATTAACATTATAGGACCTTGGGACACTCTGAAGTGCCTGATCTTTGTTATCTTTCCTTTCAGGGTCAGGGAAAAAAAGGCCATTGAGACAAATAAAGAAGTTTGATTTTCCAATTAACTGAAGTCCCAATGATTTCATTCGACACAGAATCGCTCTTCGGCTGGGCCCCCTGGTGCTGGTGATCTTGCTGAGTTAGGAATGCAGCACGCTTTCAAAACCAGAGAAGATGCCAGGTGTCTCCAGGTCCCGTGGGGTGTTCACTTTCTCAGGGTTTCTGTCTCTAAAGAGTAGCCAGGCCACCTGCTAGGGATGCTCTGGTTTGCCTAGTGATCTGATTTGTCAGTGGAAAATGAGGTCACGAGCTCGTCTTCTGACCTTCTGTTGGAGGGGTAGGCACTGTGGTCGCGGCTGCCCTCCCTGGGGTCCACCCGCTGTGGTCCACCCTCCCTGGCTGGGGAAAAGCCAGTCTCTGGATCCCACCAGCAGCACCTGAGAAGGAAGTGACATCTTCAGGAAGTTGGGGGAGTGTCCCCTTATAGGAACAGGTATGGGGGCCATGTCATCACCCcaacctttctttttcctttaattatatGCTATGGTTAAGATCCAAGAGACTAAGAAAAGTGTGTGCCAGAAAGGCAAGCGAATCCTAAGTTTGCAAATGCTTAGCGGGGTCTGCTTATTTACTGGGCTTTAAGAAGTGGTAGTCAGTGGACTCAAAGGGAAAATGGCTTCAGGTCTTGGTGCTGTCTTAGTAACGACAGTATTGGATGGTTTTTGGTTAAGATTCAGCATGAACTAGAGCTTTCTGGATGGCGTCCACGTTAGCTTACTGGGCCGAGCTGAGACATACATGCCCACGTCCGCATGTTTGTGTCCAAGAGGCGCGAGGCAGCACAGACGGTGGGAAAGCAGGAAGAGACAGATCCGGGAGAGCCCTGAGAGCACAGAACTCAATCTGCACTGTCGGCCAAGTGAACGGACGCTTTTGCAAAGCCAGTCAGCTGACCTAACTTATGCATGTCCAGGATCATGAAAACCCTTCTGAAAACAGACATGCTCGCCCCAGCCTCTCCGCTCAGCAAAATAAAACTCCATTTCCTAACACCTGCACCCTCCGGCACAGTAAAACCTTCTGGGTGAGGGTATCTCTCTTCTGTCTGGTCTGGAGGCCGGGAGTGGGTTGTTCCTCCCGCGGCCTCCGGCCACCGTCCTCATTCACGTCTGCGCTCTCGGTCCCTCCACTTGCATGTTGAGCTGAGTTTTGGCACCGCTGGGAAAACTCAgttacaaacaacaacaacaacagtattCCAGACATGTTCTCAGAGAGGCCTGCTGAAGCCCTGAAGCTCCGCCAGTCCGTGGGCACAGACCcccttaataaaataataatcactaaaataatttaaaaatctacaaaagcCCCCCAGGCTCAGACactctgggctgggggcaggggggtggggggtggatcaTGGCTTGTTCGGTACTCTGTCCGTGGACACACACTTCCACATCACACTAATACTGTGTACTTCAAAGAAACAACACAGCCACCGAGAGGAACCGGGTTGAGTCAACGTGAGGGGCTTGGATGCTGCTTCTGTTTAGCGTTGCTTCCCTGTCTCTCTCGAGACATGGGAAAGCCTGTGCCCTTCTGGCAAAGCCGGAGCCTcgctcctccctgcccaccctcccttccttccttcctgagccAGGTCCTTGGGCCGAGGGTCGTGGTTAGAAATGGTTTTCAGCGCGGTTAGGCAGTGGAGGGCCCCGAGGGCCAGCCAGTTCGCGGTCACCGTGGCCAGGGCCTCAGGCCCGTCACAATATCACGCACTGCAGTTTGTGGGTGCCGGTGGCCCGGTCGCCCCGccatttggttttcttcttcttcttctggctcTTTTCTGGAATCTGTTGCCTTTTGAGACAgggaaaggcagaaaaacaaagTCAGAATGGGCtttgcttctccctgcccctctcctcccggGGCCCTGGGTGTGCAGGCGGCAGGCCTGTTCTGGACGCTGGGGGAGGGCCTGGCCTGGCCAGTTGTctctggggcagagagagcaggaaggcagggagggcagggcaaAGCCTGTTGCCCTGCTGGGGAGAATTCCTGACATCACACTGTGGCTGTAGTTCTTTAAATCGTGAACTACATTATGTGTTCTTCAGTACTGGCCTCTATTtttgtgtttcatattttaaataaaatgacaagccCATTGAGTCCGAAAGTTTTTTGCATGCTTTCTGTTAACTATTCCTATGTCTAAAGCCTGCCCTGGAACTACAGGTCCATAGCCAAGATACCACCAGCTCCTGGCAGGGCCGCGTACCCCAACGGGAGGCCAAATGCCCACGAGAAGACCTTTCCACGAGTGCAGAGCCACCAGCTATGGCGTAAAGGGGGGGCTGCGCTATCACAGTGCACACCGGGGACTGATGAGgaaagggctgtgtgtgtgtgtgtgtgtgtgtgtgtgtgtgtgtcctggggcGCCGACAGGCAGCAGGGGGAAAGCACTCTGCCAGGGCCCTGCCCGTGAGTTCACGACTAACTGACAGCTGTAGAGCTCAGCAGCACATGGCCTCACACTAAGGGCCTGATATTTGAGGACAGCGGGTTAGGCTGTTCCGCACGGTGCAGACTTTGGAAATGGGCAGATGGGTGACAGGGGAGCAGCCGGGAGGCTGTGGCAGCCCTATAAGCACGAGGCGGTTCGGGCTGGGACCCTGACTGTAAAGGAATGCAGCGAGACCGCTGACGAGGCTTTCCGACCACACCTGGAGCCTGGCAGGGTGTGCGGTCTGCAAAGCGGGTGCGTGTGCAACGCCCCAGCAACTTGAGCTGAGGAATCAGAACGGTGGTGGCTCAGGTGAACTGTCACGGGGCACTCTGACCTCGGGGCGGTGGAGCGGACACGGACCTACTTCCTATGGTGTTGACAGGTGTGGTGTTGGGAGAACACGGAAGGCAGGTGGAGGGAGCCTGAGCTGTGGAGCGGAGAGGAGAGTGGAGGCCGGAGAGGAGGCTGAGCTATAGTACCCCAGGCAGGAAGGCCCCTCCCTTTAGCTCTGGGCTTCCCCCACAGGTAGGAGGAGTGAGCGGGTGTGTGCAAAGGAAGATGGGAAGGGCGGGGAAAAGAAATGGGTGGAGGGATAAGAAATACAAAACAGGCCCAGAAGTGCACGGCCCCAGCCTTGGAACAAGAAGCCACGTCCCTCCAGCCCTCCCGGGGACCCACCTCGCTGCAGAGGGCTTGCTTCTGGGGGAGCGTGCAATGCTCACCTAATTACCCTAACCAGGTCATGGAAGGCTTTGTCGACGTTGAGAGGTGGGTCCTTGGCACTGGTTTCTATGTACGGAATCTGGAAGGCAAAGCTCAACTTGGTAAAAGTAGCACTGAGGTCCACAAAGCCCCGTTCCCTAAAGCTGCAGATTGTCAGGGGTCCCAAGGAACCACCTGCCTTCAGAGACCCCCACAGAACCCTGGCGCCAACAACCTCAAGCCCCTTGGTGGCGTCTTGCTCCTTAAGGGTGGAAAATTTTGACAGCTTGTCTAATTCCCTTTTATTCTCTAGTCATAGAGATCTTTAACAGCCCCctaaaaatagagggaaaaaaaagatctttttacATACTTGAAGATTAAAGACTGTTTCATTTATCAAACTAAAATAGGTTCTGatgctattcttttttctctctgaggCCTATTTCTCCACCGTGAGGGgacttctgcctcttccctggcGCTCCAGAGCAGACTCTGGTGGGAGAGGCTGAAGCGAGGCTGGGCCATGGGCAGAATGCTGCAGCCCGGTGACCTCTAGCTGGTCTGTGCCTCCTTGCCCCCAACAGGCTTGCCAGGCTCAGCTCTTGTTTGGCCTGCATCTACAAGTCCGGGAGCTCGGCCACGTTCACAGAGGGCTTGTGCCTGCACGTCTGACCCTGAGGAATCATCACCCCAGCTGAAGGACAGCAGCTCACCGGCAGATGTGGCTCAGGTGGCCCCCCAGAGGACAGGTGTTGAGGGCCGTGTCTACCCCAAGTCTCGGGCTGGCACAGGGAGGAGGACAAAGGTTGCATGAGGTCAGGACGCAGTTCTGAGCACACCTCTCCTCCTGCGTCAGGGACCCCGCACAGGTGGGAAGGCTTTGTGTGCACTCCCGCTTGAgtggagagagagtgtggggtTTGTGCAAAATATACAGGCTTCCCCAGGCCAGAGAGGGAGGCCGACTGTGGTCAGACTGAACAACTCGGGTGTATTTCATTACTTTTCCCTGGTTACAAAATTAAGACATTTCATTATAacactttcaaaaaagaaaagcccagtgaagaaaataaaaatgaccagcAGTTCAAATGCATGGGTCGGGGCGGGGGTTGTGTGACAAGGTGAGCTGTTACTTTAGAGGAGAATGTTGTAGGCGACTGCCCAGGACACATCCTAAAGGACCGTCGCACATCGCTGTGGCCACAGGCAGAGGTCTCGAGGGTGGCTAGACGCAAAGGGCAGAGCACACGAAGCAAGGCTGAGACTTTTCAAATAGTCATCCAGCCAATCTTCGAGGCTCTGATAAACTGAAAGACCACTGCCCTCCACTGTAGGCTGTTTGACTGAGACGCCTCTGGGCCCTTCGCCTGCCAGGTCTCAGCAGCCCTGAGCTCACTTACTCCCCACCTTCACCCTCGGAGGTAAGCAAGTATCTCCACTGTGCCTCGGGGGGACACTGTGAGCTCAGAGCGGTGATGTGCTCGCCCAGAGCCACACCGCAGCTGGCAGAGAATCAAGGGTTGAAGCAGGTGCCTGTTCCATTCCCTGCCTGGCCGCCCATGGACAGCTAGGGGTGCCGAGGTCAGCTTCAGGGCCCCTCCCAGGCACGGAGGGCATCCCTGCTAGGGCCTAGAAGCCAGAGTCCTGTGATACCCTGTGAGGCCAGGGCAACGTGCTTCCTTTCGCACACCCAGAGCAGGGGCAGGCAGCTGCCTGTAGCTGGGCTGGGACCCACCGGGAGCCCCTTCACAGGCCGTGGCCCTGCCGGCTCAGCAGGGGCACGGTTCCAGGGGCCTGAGACAGCCGCTGGTGCCGCCCCACCCACCACTCAGAAGTACAGGAGTTGTAGTGACCCCCACGTCCTTGGGTGCCCTCGGCCTTCTTTCTGGGGGTCCTGCCTCCACCACTGAAGAAAGGCTGGGGTGCATTATCTGGGTTCTTGGAATTCTAGGATTTCAGTAGCAAGGAGACTTAAACTAAAGGGAACGCTGCACTAAATGGTAGCACCATCTGACTCCACCACAGGGCTAGGAAATGCCACCTTCCGGCGCCGGGTGGGGCGCCCGCCTTGGCAGCTAAAGAGGAACTTGCCTTATGAGCTCTAAAATAGCATGTTGTCGATAGTAGCTCGCAGAGTCGCTTGGTCAAATGGTAAATGAGGTAGTGGCATTTACTGCAGGAGAAACGCGGCTGAGAGACTGGAGGCCCAGGTTGCAGCGGCGGGGGCCGGGCAGGCTCCActctccacaccccccccccaccaccaccacccgccCACTGCTTGGAAGGGACGAGCAGAGGTGTCTATGAGAGGCCTGAGGGAGCCTGAGACTAGGAAACGGAGCCGGCTCCTCAGGCCTGTCTCTGTTCAGAACCCAGCGGTGAGTCTCCAGCTCTCCTCTGGAGACTGTGGGGCAGCTCTGTCCTGGTGGATCACTCCTCCTCCTTGAGGCATGTTCTTCACTTGGCACCCACGACGCCCCACTCTGGCCCTCATGCGTCACCCACAGCTTAGGCCCTTTTTGTGGtttcctcctcacctccctgcATCACTAGGTCAAGTGTCCGGCCTCAGTCCTGGGACCCCTGCCCTATCTACACCTGCTCCCTTGGCGTTTATGGCTTCAAATGCCATCCACACTCTGCCACTGCCAATACTTGCCCCAGATGCTGTATCTGACTCCCGCCTTGGCATTTCCATCCAATTATCCACTCAGCTCCTAGCCTCCACAGATCTGCAACCAAGCGCCTGTCTCGCACACACTTCCTCCGATTGTCTCTCCTGCCCAGTTACCGACACTCTGGTCTTCTGAAAGTTGCTCACGCCCAAACCACAGAATCACCCGTCACaccttctttctctcacaccccacaTCCAATCTGTGCACATATCCTGTTGGCTTTCTTAGAAACACGTCCAGAATCCAACTACCTCCTTGCCACCTTCACCAGCACCACTCCAGGCCGTGCTGACCTGCATCTGGGTTATCCAGCAGCCCCTAACTGGTTTCCCTGCTCCCACGACTGGCCAAATGGGGCCCTTCTCAACATGACCCCCGGAGAGAAGCTGTGCAGCCATAAGCCAGACCTCGTCATCACTCCTCACTCATAGCCGTCCAATggtttcccctctccctctgagcaAGAGCCCATAAAGTTTAAAGCCCTTCTCTGACCTggcctcctgctccccacccctcccacttcAGCTCCAGCTGACCTCCTTGCTGATCCTCAAACTCCTGCCTTAGGGCCTTTACACTGATTATTCCCGCAGCTGGAACATTCTTTCCCCAGAGATCTGCAGGGCTTCCTCCTCAGCTCCTATGAGTCCTTGCTGAAATGCACCCTCCCTAGCaaggctttccctgaccaccctatttgGAAAAGCATCCTCCTCCACCTTACATTCCTGACCCCCTTCCCTGATTTACTTTTTTCCATAGCACATGTCACACTGTAATTGGGGGACACTGTAATTTGCTtggtttattatctgtctcctgtCATTAGAAGTAAGCACCATAAAGCCAGGAGTTTTATTTCCCAGGGTCTAGGGCAGTTACACGAACGTGTGAATGGACGCAGAAGGCAGAGACAAGCATAAGTAACTTGCAGTGAGCCCCCTTCCTCTACTCACAGAGCTGGGCCCAccgggcagagggaaggggcagcctTGCAGCAGACCTCCCAGCAGGCAGAGTGGACTTCTACATAACTGACCCATGAGGCCAGGGGCCTGGGCTGTGCTtgtgcgggggaggggtgggaagaagcCCGGTGACCCCACCCAGCACTTCCAGAGGGCAAAGGGGCATCACaatgaactgaaaaaaagaaaacaaagatgtccACTGATATTCACTGTGCGGCCTGGGCAAACCTCAGTCTGACCAACTGTAAGATGGGCATCATGATACCTACCTCAGCATGTGGTGGTAAGGAGTGATCGCTCCCCAGCACAAGGCCTGGCATAGAACAGGGCTCGGTGAACTGCCGCTGGTCCGATGATTCTGAGCATAATCAGGCGGCTGGCTCAGAGAACTCGATAGAAGCCAGCCCTCTGCACAGCCCAGCAATGAATCTGCTGTGTTGGGGGCCAGGAGGTGGCCTGAACACCAAGCTCGCAGGCCACCGTGAAGGGACCTGGTCCCCCCGTCAGAGCTCCTCACGACCGATAAGAGGGTGTTTTCTCTCAAGTCTGCTGTTTTGTTTCACAACATAGCCCTCATCACATACGCCCTGCCAGGCCTCTCTGCGGGACCTAACCCACTACCCAGGAGGCCCAAGGTCCCGCAGGAGTGATGGGCACGGCCTCCTACACATCCCTGACTGcccagcacatacacacacacgtgcacacacgcacatgcacgccACCTACATTGTGTTTGGTcgccatttcttttccttgctcccTGGTGATTTTCCTCAAATGCATCAGATCGACCTTGTTGGCCACGAGGATCATCGGAAAGGACTCTCTGGGGAATAAAGGAATAGCAGCTCATGAAATTTCACTGCCCCCACGCCTGCTGAAGGCAACACAGCCACACCTCAGGCATAAGGCAGCCCACGCTGCCTCCCCAGTGGGCCTGGGGCTGACTCCTGAGTCCCTTTCCCTCCACGTCTCCAGGCAGGGTAAGGGGGCCCCGGGACTGTGTCTTGGTTTGGAGGTTTAGGCTTACTGCAGGGAGAGCAAAGaggtcccccctgccccccccccctccccgggaagCCCCTGGCTCAGCACCATCAGAGAGGGCTCCCGAGaggctgctgggcagggggctggctTCCTGGACCTgctccctcccatctccctcccatGCAGGGCTGCTGTGGGCCATCAGCAGGGGCTGGGAAAGAGCCCCAGGGCCCGTGTCTGGTATAGggctggcactcaataaatggcagctgcAAAAGCAGGATGGCTCCCAGGAGAGGAAGGGTGGGATCACAAGGCAGTCTGCCTTAAAGAGTCCCATCGACGCATGTGGCCATATTGCTGTCCAAAGGTGAAAGAAATGCCAGTCTTATAGCATCTTTAACATCACTGGGCATTTTCATCTAAAAAATTcataattactttattattttcccttgCACTTGGGTTAGCCAAAGGTCGAATATTTTCCTACTTCAGAgtaatttatgttttctcttttgaaattccTATAGTCAGGGGCTTAACTTATATTTATGGCTCtgagttttatgtatatatgtgagtgtgtgtgagtgtgaatcCCTTTACCTGGTAAAATTATTAACACTTTGCCATTGGAACAGGTGTTAACTGGATTTTTCTGAATTTACTGAGATTTGTTCAAAGCTTgctgttttcttaattaatttGTCCTTTTACTCTCCTATGTGGCCTCTTTAAGAGCGAATTAACTGAAAAGACCAGTTAGGCTTAAAAGAAActacaaattatttaaataattactcCATataatgctaaggaaaaaaaatgagccttTGATTAGGGGCTTGTAAATCTCACAGTCAAATGTGATGTAACCACTTCCAACGCATACCGGAGaggaaattcacttttttttgaACGTGATAAAATTTGGTTAAATTGGGGCCATCAGTGGAGACTGGTTAGGAGAGATGGGAGGGGGCTGACTTAAGGCCCTGGAAGCAGTTTGGCCCTGCGGAAAGAACTGGGGTAGGAGGCGGAGGGACCAATGTGTGAATTCAGCTCTGCCCCTCTGTGTTTCAGCTTTCACCTGAGACtctgagagacagacagacagacagacagaggccGCTCTGAGCCAGGAGCTAGGACGTCCTGGCCCAGCTGCCCTTACCTGTCCTTGACGCGCAGGATGAGCTGGTGGAAGCGGTCCACGTGCTCGAAGCTGGCCTTGTCCGTGACTGAGTAGACGATGAGGAAGCCGTCCCCCGTGCGCATATACTGCTCCCGCATGGCGCTGAACTCCTCCTGCCCGGCTGTGTCCAGAACTGGGGTGGGATGAGGCCACTCAGGGGCTGTCACCACCCATTGTGGAGCTCCCATGGCCTGCAGACCCCCATGCTGCTTCTGCTGTCCCCAGGGTGGCTCCAGCCAAGCTGGCCCCAAGAGGCTGCATGACTTTCCAGACCCAGCAGGGCCTCAGACCCCTCCAAGTGTGAGGCCGGAACAGACTCATTTGTGGACCTGCTGATTCCAACCTACTTGCCCCCTGGGACTTACCTGTCTACAGAAAAGCCTCATAAAGCCAGTGATCAGCTCTGCCACAAAACCGCTCTGGGACCCCCACACCCGGGCTTGGATCCCTGCTGGTCCTTACAAACTGATTCCCAGGAAGTTACCTGACTCTCTGAGCCCCTTTTCCTCCTATATAAGATAGAAACAATGCCTCTACCTTGCAGCCTCTAGGGAGGAGAGCCCCAGGACATGCACTGGGGAAGCCCTGAAAAGGCTGGTCAGGTAGGGTCCTCAGTCCCTGTGCGGACAGATAGCAGGCAGGCTGCGCAGGGAAGGAGAGGCCTCTGAGAGCCAGGATCACTTGGCCCTAGGATGGGGCTATCACGGGGTGGTAGGAAGAGCTggggagaaagaggggggaaCCATCTCAGCAAAGGCTCTCTTCCCAACACAtccagccccctctccctccctccaccccgtGGACTCCGGAAGCCCACACCCCTTCAGCTTCCTACCTGCTGAGATAAAATCCTCCCCCCAGGCTGTTTCAGAGTGGCCACAGCCACTACTGGGGGCTCTCCTTTGAGATGCCCAGGCCTGACCCCCTCAAGCCTGCTAAAGCCCCGTAGCATCCTGCAAACCCCTGCTCACCATCCAGCCTTTCCCATTTCCTAGCTCACTCCACTCTCTGACAGacccattttccttctccctggagGCAGTGGAGCTAATGGCTATAGATTTTGGAGCCAGATTCTGGGCTGAGTCTGGTTCTTCATTCCTAGAGTATGATCCTGGGCAAGCTCACTTCTCTGTGCCCTTATTTCCACGATGAGAATCCTAAGGgttgttttaagttaaaatactaagacccagggcacctggatggccctagtcagttaagcatctgcctttggctcaggtcatggtcccagggtcctgggatcgagtcccgcatcgggctccttgctcagcggggagtctgcttctccctctccctctactgccgctctgcttccctcccccttcttgtgcgctctccctctctctctgtcaaataaataaataaaatctttaaaaacaatactaaGACCCTTGgagcagtgcctgacacaaagaAGCCCTATAGGAGGGTCTGGTGCGAGCTTGTTCTCCTTACCTGGGGTGCTCTCTCCACCTCTAGGCCATCCCCCAACCACCcctgctctcctgctccccttACCTTGGCCAGCTGACTCTGACTCATTGCATTCTGCTGCCTGAGCTCCCGGGGACTCTCCCCACCCCTGTACAAACCCTTTATGGCACATTGTCCTTCCTGCGCATTTAAGAGGCCCCCAGTTGGACTGTCAGCTCCAGAGGTAGGAACTGGTCTGCTTGGAACCTGGCACAACAGAACTCAAATAgtagctgaatgaataaatgaatgtaaagcCTACCcaattttgttcattcattcattcactgaagaaATAtgtgagagcctactatgtgccaggcagtgttctaggcaCTATAGATCCAGAGTGAATGAGAAAATCCTTGCTCTACTGGGCCTCACAATCTAGTAGGAAGATTGgcgaacaaatgaatgagtaataTAATTTCTGGTGGAGACAAGTATATACTGTGAAGAACAATATAGCCAGCTGAAGCTTATTGGTGGAAGTTGGTGTCA
Proteins encoded in this window:
- the MRAS gene encoding ras-related protein M-Ras isoform X1; this translates as MATSAVPSDNLPTYKLVVVGDGGVGKSALTIQFFQKIFVPDYDPTIEDSYLKHTEIDNQWAILDVLDTAGQEEFSAMREQYMRTGDGFLIVYSVTDKASFEHVDRFHQLILRVKDRESFPMILVANKVDLMHLRKITREQGKEMATKHNIPYIETSAKDPPLNVDKAFHDLVRVIRQQIPEKSQKKKKKTKWRGDRATGTHKLQCVIL
- the MRAS gene encoding ras-related protein M-Ras isoform X2, coding for MREQYMRTGDGFLIVYSVTDKASFEHVDRFHQLILRVKDRESFPMILVANKVDLMHLRKITREQGKEMATKHNIPYIETSAKDPPLNVDKAFHDLVRVIRQQIPEKSQKKKKKTKWRGDRATGTHKLQCVIL